A part of Populus alba chromosome 8, ASM523922v2, whole genome shotgun sequence genomic DNA contains:
- the LOC118062401 gene encoding ubiquinone biosynthesis protein COQ4 homolog, mitochondrial — protein MIGGGKIRLNSWQQAAVAVGSAVGALLDPRRADLIAALGETTGKPAFERVVERMKKSPEGRAVLLERPRVISAEVGHAWDLPANTFGAAYARFMGSRNFSPDDRPPVRFMETEELAYVAMRAREVHDFWHTLFGLPTNLIGESALKVIEFEQMYLPMCLMSVVGGTVRFTEKQRKLFFQHYFPWAIRAGMQSTDLMCVYYEKHFQEDLEDVRRKWGITPAPAAPIQNVP, from the exons ATGATAGGAGGAGGTAAAATCCGGCTGAATAGTTGGCAACAGGCGGCGGTTGCGGTTGGTTCCGCTGTGGGTGCGTTGTTAGATCCACGAAGGGCGGATTTGATAGCGGCGCTTGGAGAAACAACTGGAAAACCtgcttttgaaagagttgttgAGAGAATGAAAAAGAGCCCTGAAGGAAGA GCAGTTCTCTTGGAGAGACCTCGTGTCATATCTGCTGAAGTGGGGCATGCGTGGGATTTGCCAGCCAATACATTTGGTGCTGCCTATGCAAGATTCATGGGATCCAGGAACTTTTCCCCGGATGACCGTCCACCAGTGCGATTCATGGAAACGGAAGAGCTGGCATATGTTGCAATGCGAGCCCGTGAGGTGCATGATTTCTGGCACACCCTTTTTGGCCTGCCCACCAACTTAATCGGCGAGTCAGCGCTCAAGGTGATTGAATTCGAGCAAATGTACCTTCCGATGTGCCTGATGTCTGTTGTGGGAGGCACAGTTAGATTTACGGAGAAGCAGAGGAAATTGTTCTTCCAGCATTACTTCCCATGGGCCATTCGAGCTGGCATGCAGAGCACAGATCTCATGTGTGTGTATTATGAGAAGCACTTTCAAGAGGATTTGGAGGATGTCCGCAGAAAATGGGGTATAACTCCCGCTCCCGCTGCTCCGATTCAAAATGTGCCTTGA
- the LOC118062403 gene encoding protein SPIRAL1-like 1 gives MGRGVSAGGGQSSLGYLFGSGEAPKPGTNNAQAAPSESLPAKNSPPSKPAAAPQPADINKQVPAGINSTSTNNYLRADGQNTGNFITDRPSTKVHAAPGGGSSLGYLFGGGSN, from the exons ATGGGTCGTGGAGTTAGCGCTGGTGGAGGGCAGAGTTCATTGGGCTATCTGTTTGGGAGTGGAGAGGCTCCAAAACCTGGCACAAACAATGCCCAAGCTGCTCCAAGCGAGAGCCTGCCTGCAAAAAACTCGCCTCCTTCCAAACCCGCTGCAGCTCCTCAGCCAGCAGATATCAATAAGCAGGTTCCTGCTGGTATCAACAGTACTTCTACAAACAACTATTTAAGGGCAGATGGTCAGAACACTGGCAACTTCATCACG GATCGACCTTCAACCAAGGTCCATGCTGCTCCTGGTGGTGGATCTTCTTTGGGATACCTCTTTGGTGGTGGTAGCAACTGA